In Bufo gargarizans isolate SCDJY-AF-19 chromosome 5, ASM1485885v1, whole genome shotgun sequence, the following are encoded in one genomic region:
- the LOC122938479 gene encoding protein QNR-71-like isoform X2, with protein sequence MLPVVMEGLVVLCLVSSIQAGKRFQDVMEFGRKSGSRGPGNHINGWSPDTNSWNETMYPAWKSGDTRWEHSWMGGKVVALLTSDSPALIGSNITFAVNLQFPRCQKENEDGDIVYERGCENVSSSFLAQLYTYWSKWIHFCNEGNCSFANSFPDGRPFPYDPRWRRHNFIYIFSTQGQYYGTIGRSSTTLSINTTNITAGMQMMEVKVFRRGSHNHYPVATASSIYVVTDQIPFYVNLTQKNDQNSSDSIFIKDSPIKFDIHIHDPSNYLKNSELTFDWDYGDGNGSSASNNPVSSHIYTMLGSFRANLTIKAAIPGLCKPVTPTPIPTQPLPTTSSTFTTSNSADGILEVNIVEMTSIQVATSQTEGSLVDFVVTCEGSLPTDACTVVSDASCMIPQDMVCEEVPSSDQCLLILRRAFEPGSYCVNITLSDGASLALASTLVSIDGGSKTQQTVSAVLVPLALVALVAVVIGITLYRKYKEYKPIANASDGRSDQGIIVYFSQIKDVHFKKSNESDHLLKSEAAII encoded by the exons ATGTTGCCTGTAGTAATGGAAGGTCTGGTGGTGCTCTGCCTGGTCTCCAGCATTCAGGCAGGAAAAC GGTTTCAGGATGTAATGGAGTTTGGAAGGAAATCTGGCTCTAGAGGTCCCGGCAACCACATAAATGGCTGGTCTCCTGATACCAACTCATGGAATGAGACAATGTACCCTGCCTGGAAGTCTGGAGATACAAGATGGGAACACAGCTGGATGG GTGGCAAGGTTGTGGCATTGTTGACCAGTGACAGTCCTGCGCTGATAGGGTCAAACATCACTTTTGCTGTCAACCTGCAGTTTCCCAGATGTCAGAAGGAAAATGAAGATGGAGACATTGTCTATGAAAGAGGGTGTGAAAATG TTTCCTCCAGCTTCCTGGCCCAGTTATACACATATTGGTCTAAGTGGATACATTTCTGTAACGAAGGAAACTGCAGCTTTGCTAACAGCTTTCCAGATGGCAGACCATTTCCATATGACCCTCGATGGAGGCGACACAACTTCATTTACATTTTCTCAACTCAAG GCCAATATTACGGAACGATTGGGAGATCGTCTACTACTCTGTCCATTAATACTACAAACATCACTGCTGGAATGCAAATGATGGAGGTCAAGGTTTTTAGAAGAGGTTCTCACAACCACTACCCAGTTGCTACAGCAAGCAGCATTTATGTTGTAACTG ATCAAATTCCATTTTATGTGAACCTTACACAGAAGAATGACCAGAATTCCTCAGACAGCATCTTTATTAAAGATTCACCAATCAAATTTGACATCCACATCCATGATCCAAGCAATTATCTCAAGAATTCTGAATTGACATTTGATTGGGACTATGGTGATGGGAATGGGTCATCTGCTTCCAATAACCCTGTCTCTAGTCATATTTATACCATGCTTGGAAGCTTTAGGGCTAACTTGACCATCAAAGCTGCCATTCCTGGTCTATGTAAACCTGTTACACCCACTCCAATCCCTACACAACCTCTACCAACCACCTCCAGTACTTTCACCACTTCCAATTCTGCAG ATGGTATCCTTGAGGTCAACATTGTTGAAATGACAAGCATTCAAGTAGCCACATCTCAGACTGAAGGCTCTCTTGTTGACTTTGTGGTGACTTGCGAAGGAAG TCTGCCTACAGATGCCTGCACGGTAGTCTCTGATGCTAGTTGCATGattccccaggacatggtttgtGAAGAAGTTCCATCTTCTGATCAATGCTTGCTGATCCTAAGAAGAGCATTTGAGCCAGGATCTTACTGTGTAAATATCACACTAAGTGATGGTGCAAGTTTGGCTCTTGCTAGTACGCTGGTGTCTATAGATGGTG gTTCTAAAACGCAGCAGACTGTTTCCGCAGTACTTGTTCCCCTCGCTTTGGTTGCACTTGTTGCTGTGGTGATTGGTATCACCCTTTACAG GAAATACAAGGAATACAAACCAATTGCAAATGCTTCAGATGGAAGAAGTGATCAGGGCATCATTGTGTACTTCAGTCAGATCAAAGATGTTCACTTCAAAAAAAGCAACGAGAGTGATCATCTTCTGAAGAGCGAAGCTGCAATAATATAA
- the LOC122938479 gene encoding protein QNR-71-like isoform X1, producing the protein MLPVVMEGLVVLCLVSSIQAGKRFQDVMEFGRKSGSRGPGNHINGWSPDTNSWNETMYPAWKSGDTRWEHSWMGGKVVALLTSDSPALIGSNITFAVNLQFPRCQKENEDGDIVYERGCENVSSSFLAQLYTYWSKWIHFCNEGNCSFANSFPDGRPFPYDPRWRRHNFIYIFSTQGQYYGTIGRSSTTLSINTTNITAGMQMMEVKVFRRGSHNHYPVATASSIYVVTDQIPFYVNLTQKNDQNSSDSIFIKDSPIKFDIHIHDPSNYLKNSELTFDWDYGDGNGSSASNNPVSSHIYTMLGSFRANLTIKAAIPGLCKPVTPTPIPTQPLPTTSSTFTTSNSADNSTELPPFETETLPLTTEMPNVTTVYTTIPYTTSTPGCFIYRYGYYSTKITVVDGILEVNIVEMTSIQVATSQTEGSLVDFVVTCEGSLPTDACTVVSDASCMIPQDMVCEEVPSSDQCLLILRRAFEPGSYCVNITLSDGASLALASTLVSIDGGSKTQQTVSAVLVPLALVALVAVVIGITLYRKYKEYKPIANASDGRSDQGIIVYFSQIKDVHFKKSNESDHLLKSEAAII; encoded by the exons ATGTTGCCTGTAGTAATGGAAGGTCTGGTGGTGCTCTGCCTGGTCTCCAGCATTCAGGCAGGAAAAC GGTTTCAGGATGTAATGGAGTTTGGAAGGAAATCTGGCTCTAGAGGTCCCGGCAACCACATAAATGGCTGGTCTCCTGATACCAACTCATGGAATGAGACAATGTACCCTGCCTGGAAGTCTGGAGATACAAGATGGGAACACAGCTGGATGG GTGGCAAGGTTGTGGCATTGTTGACCAGTGACAGTCCTGCGCTGATAGGGTCAAACATCACTTTTGCTGTCAACCTGCAGTTTCCCAGATGTCAGAAGGAAAATGAAGATGGAGACATTGTCTATGAAAGAGGGTGTGAAAATG TTTCCTCCAGCTTCCTGGCCCAGTTATACACATATTGGTCTAAGTGGATACATTTCTGTAACGAAGGAAACTGCAGCTTTGCTAACAGCTTTCCAGATGGCAGACCATTTCCATATGACCCTCGATGGAGGCGACACAACTTCATTTACATTTTCTCAACTCAAG GCCAATATTACGGAACGATTGGGAGATCGTCTACTACTCTGTCCATTAATACTACAAACATCACTGCTGGAATGCAAATGATGGAGGTCAAGGTTTTTAGAAGAGGTTCTCACAACCACTACCCAGTTGCTACAGCAAGCAGCATTTATGTTGTAACTG ATCAAATTCCATTTTATGTGAACCTTACACAGAAGAATGACCAGAATTCCTCAGACAGCATCTTTATTAAAGATTCACCAATCAAATTTGACATCCACATCCATGATCCAAGCAATTATCTCAAGAATTCTGAATTGACATTTGATTGGGACTATGGTGATGGGAATGGGTCATCTGCTTCCAATAACCCTGTCTCTAGTCATATTTATACCATGCTTGGAAGCTTTAGGGCTAACTTGACCATCAAAGCTGCCATTCCTGGTCTATGTAAACCTGTTACACCCACTCCAATCCCTACACAACCTCTACCAACCACCTCCAGTACTTTCACCACTTCCAATTCTGCAG ATAACTCAACAGAACTACCACCGTTTGAAACTGAAACTTTACCACTGACAACTGAAATGCCAAACGTTACCACTGTTTATACAACCATTCCATACACCACTTCTACTCCTGGTTGCTTCATATATAGATATGGTTATTACAGCACTAAGATTACAGTTGTAG ATGGTATCCTTGAGGTCAACATTGTTGAAATGACAAGCATTCAAGTAGCCACATCTCAGACTGAAGGCTCTCTTGTTGACTTTGTGGTGACTTGCGAAGGAAG TCTGCCTACAGATGCCTGCACGGTAGTCTCTGATGCTAGTTGCATGattccccaggacatggtttgtGAAGAAGTTCCATCTTCTGATCAATGCTTGCTGATCCTAAGAAGAGCATTTGAGCCAGGATCTTACTGTGTAAATATCACACTAAGTGATGGTGCAAGTTTGGCTCTTGCTAGTACGCTGGTGTCTATAGATGGTG gTTCTAAAACGCAGCAGACTGTTTCCGCAGTACTTGTTCCCCTCGCTTTGGTTGCACTTGTTGCTGTGGTGATTGGTATCACCCTTTACAG GAAATACAAGGAATACAAACCAATTGCAAATGCTTCAGATGGAAGAAGTGATCAGGGCATCATTGTGTACTTCAGTCAGATCAAAGATGTTCACTTCAAAAAAAGCAACGAGAGTGATCATCTTCTGAAGAGCGAAGCTGCAATAATATAA